A genome region from Nitrospirota bacterium includes the following:
- a CDS encoding type II toxin-antitoxin system RelE/ParE family toxin: MIATILLAPPAEQQLRAVEKPLRKALVKWFNAIKNHPRAPGVTTLEGEDHLYRVRDGDYRIIYAIRDNNLLVLAIKHSVRTAVPRS; encoded by the coding sequence ATGATCGCCACCATTCTCCTTGCCCCACCAGCCGAACAACAACTCAGAGCAGTTGAAAAGCCGCTTCGGAAGGCCCTCGTAAAATGGTTCAATGCCATTAAGAATCATCCGCGCGCCCCAGGCGTCACCACGCTCGAAGGCGAAGACCATCTCTATCGAGTCCGCGATGGCGACTATCGGATTATCTACGCAATCCGCGATAATAATCTCCTCGTGCTCGCCATCAAGCATAGCGTGCGGACAGCCGTCCCTCGGTCCTGA
- a CDS encoding prevent-host-death family protein — MGNPEGNKEREAFADAINRAAFSSERVLLRRRGRAVAAVVPIEDLRLLEALENRIDLVDARAALAQANKKGAQSLDAILKELGL; from the coding sequence ATGGGAAATCCAGAAGGCAATAAAGAGCGTGAGGCGTTTGCCGATGCGATCAACCGTGCCGCTTTCAGCAGCGAACGTGTGCTGCTGCGCCGACGTGGCCGAGCGGTCGCCGCGGTCGTACCCATCGAGGACCTGCGACTCCTGGAGGCGCTCGAAAACCGTATCGATCTTGTCGATGCCCGAGCCGCGTTAGCCCAGGCCAACAAGAAGGGCGCTCAGTCGCTCGATGCGATTCTGAAAGAATTAGGACTCTGA
- a CDS encoding translation initiation factor has translation MKDRKRLPTTGEPIPWKSPFATLKSMDLPLAPEGKTSVTTGEVAPPSPKKSRGRVDIIRQTAHRGGKTVTVVTGFTGISLAEKEALAKDMQKACGAGGTVKEGRIEVQGDQRDIVSRILTNAGFRPVCAGG, from the coding sequence ATGAAAGACAGGAAACGCCTTCCTACCACTGGTGAACCCATCCCCTGGAAGAGTCCATTTGCAACCCTGAAGAGCATGGACCTCCCTCTGGCTCCAGAAGGCAAGACCTCAGTCACAACTGGCGAGGTAGCGCCGCCCTCACCGAAGAAAAGCCGTGGGCGGGTGGATATCATTCGCCAGACCGCACACCGAGGCGGGAAGACCGTAACGGTCGTCACGGGTTTCACCGGCATCAGTCTGGCCGAAAAAGAGGCCCTTGCGAAAGACATGCAGAAAGCTTGTGGCGCCGGAGGCACGGTGAAGGAGGGCCGGATCGAAGTGCAAGGGGATCAACGGGACATTGTCTCCCGCATCTTAACCAATGCCGGATTTCGCCCGGTGTGTGCGGGAGGATAA
- a CDS encoding YaeQ family protein: MASNATIYKATLQISDMDRQYYEDHALTLARHPSETDERMMVRLLAFALHGHEALSFGRGVSTEEEPALWLKDLTGAIDLWIEVGQPDEKSIRQACGRAKQVYLYTYGGRGADQWWEKNLATLERLTNLTVMNLPLDGSRALAQLAMPSMQLQCTIQEGQIWMADGEHNVQMELTLLKQPATPSGR; the protein is encoded by the coding sequence ATGGCCTCGAACGCCACCATTTATAAAGCGACGCTGCAAATCTCCGACATGGACCGCCAGTACTATGAGGACCATGCGCTGACCCTGGCACGCCATCCATCCGAAACCGACGAACGCATGATGGTGCGCCTGCTCGCCTTTGCCCTCCATGGGCATGAGGCCTTGTCGTTTGGCCGTGGGGTGAGTACCGAGGAAGAGCCTGCACTCTGGCTCAAGGATTTGACGGGCGCCATCGACCTCTGGATCGAGGTGGGCCAGCCGGATGAAAAATCCATTCGCCAAGCTTGCGGCCGCGCAAAGCAGGTCTACCTCTATACCTATGGCGGACGTGGCGCCGATCAATGGTGGGAGAAAAATCTGGCCACCCTTGAACGGTTGACGAATCTGACCGTGATGAACCTTCCGCTCGACGGGAGCCGTGCCTTAGCTCAACTGGCCATGCCCAGCATGCAACTGCAATGCACCATTCAAGAAGGACAGATCTGGATGGCGGATGGAGAGCACAATGTGCAAATGGAATTGACGCTGCTGAAACAGCCTGCCACACCATCTGGACGATAA
- a CDS encoding VF530 family protein: MSQPPPITHPRDPLHGITLETIITELIEKYGWAEMGKRVPIRCFLHDPSVKSSLTFLRKTPWARERVEGWYIAYKDM; the protein is encoded by the coding sequence ATGAGCCAGCCACCTCCTATCACGCATCCCCGCGATCCCTTGCACGGGATCACGCTCGAAACCATCATTACGGAGTTAATCGAGAAGTATGGCTGGGCTGAAATGGGGAAACGCGTCCCGATCCGGTGTTTTCTCCACGACCCTAGCGTGAAATCCAGCCTCACCTTTCTTCGGAAAACGCCCTGGGCACGAGAGCGAGTTGAAGGCTGGTATATCGCGTATAAAGATATGTGA
- the ychF gene encoding redox-regulated ATPase YchF, producing MSVKCGIVGLPNVGKSTLFNALTKSGIAAENYPFCTIEPNVGIVEVPDARMQALADIVTPQRMQYATTEFVDIAGLVAGASKGEGLGNQFLANIRETDGIVNVVRCFEDDNVVHVAGKVDPISDIATIVTELALADLTTVEKAQEKNVKLVRAGNKDAVKLGEILEQVAICLNQGKPARTMKLDAAQMALLKPLCLLTIKPVMYVANVAEKGFANNPLLTRMEEFAVREGAPVVAICAALESEISGLSDEEKLEFLTDAGMAEPGLNRLIRAAYQLLGLQTYFTAGVKEVRAWTIHIGDTAPQAAGVIHGDFEKGFIRAEVIGYDDFIACKGEAGAKEKGKMRLEGKEYVVQNGDVMHFRFNV from the coding sequence ATGAGTGTGAAATGCGGAATCGTCGGGCTGCCCAACGTGGGGAAGTCTACCCTCTTCAATGCCCTGACCAAGTCAGGGATCGCAGCAGAGAACTATCCCTTCTGCACCATCGAGCCGAACGTCGGTATTGTGGAAGTGCCGGATGCGCGGATGCAGGCGCTCGCCGATATCGTCACCCCTCAGAGAATGCAATATGCCACCACCGAGTTTGTCGACATCGCCGGTCTGGTCGCCGGAGCCTCGAAGGGTGAAGGCTTGGGCAACCAGTTCCTGGCCAACATTCGTGAAACCGACGGGATCGTGAATGTCGTGCGCTGTTTTGAAGACGATAACGTGGTGCACGTGGCCGGCAAGGTCGATCCGATTTCCGACATTGCGACCATCGTGACAGAACTCGCGCTGGCAGACCTGACCACCGTGGAAAAGGCGCAGGAGAAAAACGTAAAACTCGTGCGCGCCGGCAACAAAGATGCCGTGAAGCTGGGCGAAATCCTGGAACAAGTCGCGATCTGCTTGAACCAGGGCAAGCCGGCCCGCACGATGAAGCTGGATGCGGCACAGATGGCCTTGCTGAAACCGCTCTGTCTCCTCACCATCAAGCCCGTCATGTACGTGGCCAATGTAGCGGAAAAGGGATTCGCCAATAATCCCCTCCTCACCCGTATGGAAGAATTCGCCGTGCGCGAAGGGGCGCCGGTCGTCGCCATTTGCGCAGCGCTGGAGTCGGAAATCTCCGGGCTGTCGGACGAAGAGAAGCTGGAATTCCTGACCGATGCCGGTATGGCCGAGCCGGGGCTCAACCGACTAATTCGCGCGGCCTATCAATTATTGGGTCTGCAAACCTACTTTACCGCTGGCGTGAAAGAAGTCCGTGCCTGGACCATTCATATCGGCGATACGGCCCCACAAGCGGCCGGCGTCATCCACGGCGATTTCGAGAAAGGCTTCATCCGCGCAGAAGTGATCGGCTACGACGACTTCATCGCCTGCAAGGGCGAAGCGGGCGCGAAAGAAAAAGGGAAGATGCGGCTGGAAGGCAAGGAATACGTGGTTCAGAACGGCGACGTTATGCACTTCCGCTTCAACGTCTAA
- a CDS encoding class II aldolase/adducin family protein translates to MLTAIGDVMRRVYERGWITTRDGNISLRKREGTHLFITPSGWRKTIVHPEHVVRLEIVKDSLTGELVPMVQDGQQPSGELWMHWNLQRDTAKTRTVVHVHATHIVAAIYAGFDLQAISAEFPEISRYTRVGPTVPALPALSRELADTTAACFGLEHDGALAFDIVGQANHGVCAVARDPWSAYEHIERLDHICEIVLKSGVSKTMQRNRSRAA, encoded by the coding sequence ATGCTGACAGCCATCGGCGATGTCATGAGGCGCGTGTACGAGCGCGGCTGGATTACGACGAGAGACGGGAATATTAGCCTGCGGAAACGAGAGGGAACGCATCTCTTCATTACCCCCTCCGGATGGCGGAAGACCATCGTACATCCGGAGCATGTCGTGCGGCTCGAGATTGTAAAAGACTCACTGACGGGCGAACTCGTTCCCATGGTGCAGGACGGGCAGCAACCATCCGGAGAGCTCTGGATGCATTGGAACTTGCAGCGCGATACGGCAAAAACCAGGACGGTCGTGCATGTCCATGCTACGCACATCGTGGCCGCCATCTATGCAGGCTTCGACCTGCAGGCCATCAGCGCAGAATTTCCTGAAATCTCTCGCTATACCAGGGTGGGACCGACGGTGCCCGCATTGCCGGCCTTATCGCGTGAATTGGCGGACACCACGGCTGCATGTTTCGGCCTCGAACATGACGGGGCTCTTGCCTTCGATATCGTGGGGCAGGCCAACCATGGCGTCTGTGCGGTTGCGAGAGATCCATGGTCCGCTTACGAACATATCGAGCGGCTCGATCACATTTGCGAAATTGTGCTCAAGAGCGGCGTGAGCAAGACGATGCAGAGAAATCGCTCTCGCGCCGCCTAA
- a CDS encoding MFS transporter has protein sequence MKGESQVEHSLRQIPSGIWVLGFVSLLMDISSEMIHSLLPLFMVTVLGTSTLAVGLVEGLAESLALVVKVFSGTLSDYWGKRKGLALFGYTLGACTKPLFAVASGVGLVLAARLLDRIGKGVRGAPRDALVADLAPPHLRGAAFGLRQSLDTVGAFLGPLLAVALMLLWANDFRAIFWVAVLPGFMAVALLLFGIHEPEHRQTATRKNPIRWDNLTRLRPAYWWVVGIGAIFTLARFSEAFLVLRAQQGGIPIALVPLVMVAMNLIYALSAYPFGKLSDQMSHMRLLTLGLLVLIAADVVLATSNHWSMVLLGVGLWGLHMGMTQGLLATMVTATAPADLRGTAYGAFSLASGLAMLIASVLAGLLWDQFGAPITFYAGAWFCAVALIGLTLYRLKNKD, from the coding sequence ATGAAGGGTGAGTCACAGGTTGAGCATTCCCTGCGCCAGATCCCCTCGGGGATCTGGGTATTGGGCTTCGTCAGCTTGCTCATGGACATCTCGTCGGAAATGATCCATAGCCTGCTGCCATTGTTCATGGTCACGGTGCTGGGGACCAGCACGTTGGCGGTCGGCCTTGTTGAAGGGCTTGCCGAATCTCTGGCGCTGGTCGTCAAAGTCTTTTCCGGCACACTGAGCGACTATTGGGGCAAGCGAAAGGGGCTCGCCTTGTTCGGTTACACCCTGGGCGCATGTACCAAGCCTCTCTTTGCTGTCGCCTCGGGAGTTGGCCTGGTCTTGGCCGCTCGCCTGCTGGACAGAATCGGAAAAGGTGTGCGCGGCGCACCACGGGATGCATTGGTGGCCGACCTCGCGCCACCACATCTCCGGGGTGCCGCGTTCGGCTTGCGGCAGTCGCTCGATACGGTGGGGGCATTCCTCGGCCCCCTGCTTGCGGTCGCGTTGATGCTATTGTGGGCCAATGATTTCAGGGCCATTTTCTGGGTAGCAGTGTTGCCGGGATTCATGGCCGTAGCGCTCTTGTTATTTGGGATCCATGAACCTGAGCATCGACAGACCGCCACGCGAAAGAATCCCATCCGATGGGACAATCTGACCCGGCTGCGGCCAGCCTATTGGTGGGTGGTCGGCATCGGAGCCATCTTCACGCTGGCCCGGTTCAGTGAAGCCTTTCTGGTCCTCCGCGCGCAGCAAGGGGGAATTCCCATTGCCCTGGTTCCGTTGGTCATGGTGGCCATGAATCTGATTTACGCCCTATCGGCTTATCCTTTCGGCAAGCTCTCCGATCAGATGAGTCACATGAGGCTGCTCACACTCGGTCTTCTCGTGCTGATTGCGGCCGATGTGGTCTTGGCTACGAGCAATCACTGGAGCATGGTCCTATTGGGCGTCGGCTTGTGGGGCCTTCATATGGGTATGACGCAAGGCTTACTCGCCACGATGGTCACAGCCACGGCGCCAGCCGATCTTCGAGGGACGGCCTATGGCGCCTTCAGCCTCGCAAGCGGCCTGGCTATGCTGATTGCCAGCGTGCTGGCAGGACTCTTGTGGGACCAGTTTGGCGCACCCATCACATTCTATGCGGGGGCCTGGTTTTGCGCGGTCGCGCTCATAGGCCTCACCCTGTACCGACTCAAAAACAAAGATTGA
- a CDS encoding YajD family HNH nuclease yields MAPGNQSPQKQNYREQALKLFPWICGHCGREFDGKKLSQLTVHHKDHNHDYNPPDGSNWELLCLYCHDNEHQRSQVADPFAEAPPARKPDQPSTFTPFAHLADLFKPKT; encoded by the coding sequence ATGGCTCCAGGCAACCAAAGTCCGCAGAAGCAGAACTATCGTGAGCAGGCTCTCAAACTGTTTCCGTGGATTTGCGGGCACTGCGGACGCGAGTTCGACGGCAAGAAGTTAAGCCAGCTCACGGTCCATCATAAGGATCATAACCACGACTACAATCCGCCTGACGGGAGCAACTGGGAATTACTCTGTCTCTACTGTCACGACAATGAACACCAGCGGAGTCAGGTGGCCGACCCATTTGCTGAAGCGCCGCCGGCCCGTAAGCCAGATCAGCCCTCGACCTTCACCCCCTTCGCCCATCTCGCAGACCTGTTCAAACCCAAAACATAG
- a CDS encoding OmpA family protein, producing the protein MAMVGLTLIGCASDPTAPPLTMISMKECNDKVAAMRNAYDERTARDRAESAEQHRKDAQELESVRAAYKDATGRLLELTRLELKRAVLFGFGEDDLDSTNRSGLQDIVEILAQHPTYRIRVEGHTDDRPIGPRLKDKFDTNWELSAARAATVARYIIDAMLVDPARVQVVGYGKFRPVADNATEEGRARNRRVEVVIFEEPPPRGPLPNVIP; encoded by the coding sequence ATGGCAATGGTTGGACTCACCCTCATCGGCTGTGCCAGTGACCCGACCGCTCCACCGCTCACAATGATTTCCATGAAAGAGTGCAACGATAAAGTTGCCGCGATGCGTAACGCCTATGATGAGCGCACTGCCAGGGATCGTGCCGAGAGCGCGGAGCAGCATCGCAAGGACGCTCAAGAGCTCGAGTCGGTTCGCGCGGCCTATAAGGATGCGACTGGGAGATTACTGGAATTGACCCGCCTCGAATTGAAACGGGCGGTGCTGTTCGGATTCGGAGAGGATGATCTGGACTCGACGAACCGTAGCGGGCTTCAGGATATCGTCGAGATCCTCGCGCAGCACCCTACCTATCGAATCAGAGTCGAAGGCCATACCGACGATCGTCCTATCGGTCCCCGCCTGAAAGATAAATTCGACACGAACTGGGAACTGTCGGCGGCGCGCGCCGCCACCGTGGCTCGATATATTATTGATGCGATGCTGGTGGACCCCGCTCGTGTCCAGGTCGTCGGATACGGAAAATTCAGGCCGGTCGCAGACAATGCCACGGAGGAGGGCCGTGCCAGAAACCGACGGGTCGAGGTCGTCATATTTGAGGAGCCACCCCCACGTGGCCCACTCCCGAACGTCATCCCCTAG
- a CDS encoding DUF2630 family protein: protein MENHVEDQPVLNHIQRLVAEEHRLYEQGALPKADRKRLANVQVELDQCWDLLRQRRALRDVGLDPDEAEVRPPQVVENYEQ, encoded by the coding sequence GTGGAGAATCACGTTGAAGATCAGCCGGTCCTCAATCATATTCAGCGCCTTGTCGCAGAGGAGCACCGGCTGTATGAGCAAGGGGCGCTCCCCAAAGCCGATCGGAAGCGCCTCGCGAACGTCCAGGTGGAGCTGGATCAATGCTGGGATCTTTTGCGCCAACGGCGCGCGCTGCGCGATGTTGGGCTTGATCCTGACGAAGCGGAAGTGCGCCCGCCGCAAGTCGTCGAGAACTATGAGCAGTAG
- a CDS encoding class I SAM-dependent methyltransferase: MTEPPLVSWVEAGQACSARWRSEWGSPPPARLVAANDSMTADAAYRLACEGTALLWRGDFQNARQLLNAMARRVDRNPPKPGSSPAEGFHLHRQAQSQRARTLGMLLVALDEGYEIRLRRAPDLAVACTEAYGPSEGPTVVSLRELLGLVGAHEWRKKGIEIPALSGRIHPHYGVFSPTRGEYVGLVAEAPLPPCTRAFDIGTGTGVLAAVLARRGISHIVATDQDPRALICARENLARLGFTERVEVVQADLFPEGLAQLILCNPPWVPARPSSPIEQAIYDFESRMLRGFLNGLASHLESGGEGWLLLSDLAEHLELRTRAELLVVIENAGLRVIGKIDARPSHPRVSDHTDPLHAARAAEVTSLWRLGVR, translated from the coding sequence ATGACCGAGCCACCGTTGGTGAGTTGGGTCGAGGCTGGACAGGCCTGCTCTGCGCGCTGGCGATCGGAATGGGGATCCCCACCCCCTGCACGCCTGGTCGCCGCCAACGACAGCATGACGGCCGACGCCGCCTATCGGCTGGCTTGCGAGGGAACCGCGTTGCTCTGGCGGGGCGACTTCCAAAATGCACGACAGTTGCTGAATGCGATGGCGCGTCGAGTCGACCGCAATCCTCCCAAGCCAGGCTCGTCGCCGGCTGAGGGCTTTCATTTACATCGGCAGGCTCAGTCTCAGCGCGCCCGTACATTGGGCATGTTGCTGGTGGCGCTCGACGAGGGTTATGAGATTCGCCTGCGTCGTGCTCCAGATCTGGCCGTAGCGTGCACCGAAGCGTACGGCCCAAGCGAAGGACCGACCGTAGTGTCGCTGCGCGAATTGCTCGGGTTGGTTGGCGCGCATGAATGGCGGAAGAAAGGCATAGAGATTCCTGCACTCAGTGGCCGCATCCACCCCCACTATGGTGTGTTCTCACCGACTCGCGGCGAGTATGTGGGCCTGGTCGCCGAGGCGCCCTTACCACCCTGTACGCGGGCGTTCGATATCGGGACCGGAACCGGCGTATTGGCTGCGGTGCTGGCCCGCCGCGGCATCTCGCATATCGTGGCCACCGATCAAGATCCTCGCGCCCTGATCTGTGCGCGTGAGAATCTTGCGCGGCTGGGTTTCACGGAGCGAGTGGAGGTGGTGCAGGCGGATCTTTTTCCGGAGGGCCTGGCTCAGCTCATCCTGTGTAATCCACCGTGGGTTCCGGCCAGGCCCAGTTCTCCCATCGAACAGGCGATCTATGATTTTGAAAGCCGCATGCTGCGTGGATTCCTCAATGGTCTCGCGTCACATCTGGAGTCGGGAGGAGAAGGCTGGCTTTTGCTCTCGGATCTTGCCGAACATCTGGAGCTGCGGACACGGGCAGAGTTACTCGTGGTTATTGAGAACGCGGGGCTCAGGGTGATCGGTAAGATCGATGCCCGGCCGAGTCACCCTCGGGTCTCTGACCACACCGACCCGCTCCATGCTGCCCGTGCGGCGGAAGTCACATCTCTCTGGCGCCTCGGAGTTCGCTAA
- a CDS encoding antibiotic biosynthesis monooxygenase → MPHVLIIHEVEAYPAWKTVFDQAAGIRKRAGEISYQLLRYDNEANRIVHFSAWSSLDKARRFFESPELIEIRRQAGVKMPEFIYLQEIERGLL, encoded by the coding sequence ATGCCACATGTCTTGATCATTCATGAAGTCGAAGCCTATCCGGCATGGAAAACCGTATTCGACCAAGCAGCAGGCATCAGAAAGCGTGCGGGGGAGATCAGCTACCAATTACTTCGATACGACAACGAAGCCAACCGCATCGTCCACTTCTCAGCCTGGTCCTCACTGGACAAGGCCCGTCGTTTTTTCGAGTCCCCGGAGTTGATTGAGATCAGAAGACAGGCGGGCGTGAAAATGCCAGAATTCATCTACCTGCAAGAGATAGAACGCGGCCTGCTCTAG
- a CDS encoding DUF2024 family protein, with translation MDTVKVFDVWVEVPGKTLHFDVMTGDQSTALRLASEYLKVQGYEAVSVTAEECRLCHQEPLAMFTEHQQQEYRQLGGFIVPLSV, from the coding sequence ATGGATACGGTGAAGGTGTTCGATGTGTGGGTGGAGGTGCCGGGAAAGACCCTGCATTTTGATGTCATGACCGGCGACCAAAGTACTGCGCTCAGGTTGGCCAGTGAGTATCTGAAGGTGCAGGGATATGAGGCGGTCTCTGTGACGGCGGAGGAATGCCGCTTGTGTCACCAGGAGCCGCTGGCCATGTTCACGGAGCATCAGCAGCAGGAGTACCGGCAGTTGGGCGGATTCATCGTGCCGTTATCGGTATAG
- a CDS encoding MarR family winged helix-turn-helix transcriptional regulator, with protein MGTELPLQGEKSAVDHITVGLTKIATALRSQAWEGGTARKLTPTQGQILRFLADREAQPVRLNDVATELCLTAATASEAVMTLVEKQLVHKARSAEDQRVLVITLTAAGRREAQRVSGWTQVVQAGVKSLTSDEQAVFLRGLTKVIHSLQEQGTISVVRMCAGCTYFQPHVHTDAAKPHHCGLINRAIGEGQLRLDCPEFIPGAEIEQARRWEKFLGSREGR; from the coding sequence ATGGGCACAGAGCTACCCCTGCAGGGGGAGAAGTCAGCCGTCGATCATATTACGGTCGGACTGACCAAGATCGCGACGGCCTTACGAAGCCAAGCCTGGGAAGGAGGTACGGCGCGAAAGCTCACGCCGACGCAAGGGCAAATTCTTAGATTTCTGGCTGATCGTGAAGCCCAACCCGTTCGGCTGAATGACGTCGCGACAGAGTTATGTCTGACGGCGGCTACGGCCAGCGAAGCGGTCATGACCCTCGTGGAGAAGCAGCTCGTGCACAAAGCTCGATCGGCGGAAGATCAGCGGGTTCTCGTCATCACGCTCACGGCAGCAGGTAGACGAGAAGCACAGCGCGTCTCAGGATGGACCCAGGTTGTCCAAGCTGGAGTGAAGAGTCTGACGTCTGACGAGCAAGCGGTGTTCTTACGGGGCCTCACTAAAGTGATTCACTCCCTGCAAGAGCAAGGGACGATCTCGGTCGTGCGGATGTGCGCCGGCTGCACCTATTTTCAACCACATGTCCATACTGATGCCGCGAAACCGCATCATTGTGGATTGATAAACAGGGCGATCGGTGAAGGCCAGTTGCGGCTCGATTGTCCGGAATTTATACCAGGGGCTGAGATCGAACAGGCCCGTCGATGGGAGAAGTTTCTGGGGAGCAGGGAGGGGCGGTAA
- a CDS encoding group 1 truncated hemoglobin, with amino-acid sequence MMQRNVVSLMIMSLVLMAGSVQAADGTKGKSLYDRLGGKGAITAVVETFVGNVGGDTRINGFFGNTDLTKLKIHLVNQICEASGGPCTYTGRTMKQTHAGMGVHDAAFGALVEDLVAALDHHKVGKAEKDELLGVLGPMKSDIVEKK; translated from the coding sequence ATGATGCAGAGGAATGTAGTGAGCCTGATGATCATGAGTCTGGTGCTGATGGCTGGATCGGTGCAGGCTGCTGATGGAACCAAGGGGAAGTCGTTGTATGACCGGTTAGGTGGCAAGGGGGCAATCACGGCCGTGGTGGAGACGTTCGTCGGCAATGTCGGTGGAGATACGCGCATCAACGGGTTCTTCGGGAACACGGACCTCACAAAACTGAAGATTCACCTCGTCAACCAGATTTGTGAAGCGAGTGGCGGACCCTGCACGTATACCGGGCGGACGATGAAGCAGACGCATGCCGGGATGGGGGTGCATGATGCGGCATTTGGCGCTCTGGTCGAAGACCTGGTGGCTGCCTTGGATCATCACAAGGTCGGCAAGGCAGAGAAAGATGAATTGTTGGGCGTACTTGGTCCGATGAAGAGCGATATCGTCGAGAAGAAGTAG
- a CDS encoding MOSC domain-containing protein: protein MGKSLQVGSVHELWRYPVKSMLGEKLDKAAVTERGVQGDRVLALIDIETGHVVSAKNSRRWPSMFAFQAHLVPGSPMRVDVTLSDGQVISESTGNMDAILSERLGRKVRLTSNPPAHPVLEQYSPNLEGLPGRDTETTVKMLPASFFDEAPVHLLTTSTLHALQSCYPNGRFDTQRFRPNVVIDAGISVSGFLENDWNGRIVTIGPQVRLAVTSLCSRCVMTTLPQQGLPQDLAILRTVVQHNRGMVGVLATVVTPGSVCAGDTVDLEE, encoded by the coding sequence ATGGGGAAGAGTTTACAGGTTGGGTCGGTCCATGAACTATGGCGGTATCCCGTGAAGTCGATGTTGGGAGAGAAATTGGACAAGGCAGCCGTGACTGAGCGAGGCGTGCAGGGCGATCGAGTATTGGCTTTGATCGACATCGAAACGGGACATGTCGTGAGTGCGAAGAATTCCCGGCGGTGGCCCAGCATGTTCGCGTTTCAGGCTCACCTTGTTCCTGGATCCCCGATGCGTGTGGACGTCACGCTGTCCGATGGACAGGTTATCTCGGAATCCACGGGCAATATGGATGCCATTCTATCGGAGCGACTTGGGCGAAAAGTCCGGCTCACCAGCAATCCTCCGGCCCATCCTGTGCTCGAACAATACTCTCCCAATCTGGAAGGCCTACCGGGGCGAGACACTGAGACGACGGTGAAAATGTTGCCTGCATCATTCTTTGATGAGGCGCCAGTCCATCTTCTGACGACATCCACACTTCACGCTCTCCAATCGTGCTACCCGAATGGGCGTTTTGACACGCAGCGGTTCCGGCCGAATGTGGTCATTGATGCGGGAATTTCGGTGTCAGGATTTCTGGAAAACGACTGGAATGGGCGTATTGTGACGATCGGTCCCCAGGTTCGTTTGGCGGTCACCAGCCTCTGTTCGCGCTGTGTGATGACGACACTACCTCAACAGGGCTTGCCTCAAGATCTCGCGATTCTTCGGACGGTCGTTCAGCATAATCGCGGTATGGTAGGTGTGTTGGCAACAGTTGTTACGCCTGGATCTGTCTGCGCCGGGGATACTGTGGATCTTGAGGAGTAG
- a CDS encoding DUF5069 domain-containing protein, translated as MTLPRPTDQLAGCCWLPRFAAKIRASRSKQLPFLYRLALGHSLGIDGSFLRQFKISHQQFIHAVEQAPGNEALAQWFLAVPGVTDTSIESWNRHAPLLGSKGCPGYLVRHLIKWVLYPKSVTHPVESLFEAIEQDERP; from the coding sequence ATGACACTCCCACGTCCGACGGATCAGCTTGCAGGCTGTTGCTGGTTGCCTCGCTTCGCCGCAAAAATCCGTGCATCTCGTTCCAAGCAGTTGCCATTCCTGTACCGCTTGGCGTTGGGACATTCGCTCGGCATCGATGGCAGCTTTCTGCGCCAGTTCAAGATTTCGCACCAACAGTTTATCCACGCGGTCGAGCAGGCACCCGGCAACGAGGCCTTGGCTCAATGGTTTCTGGCTGTGCCGGGGGTGACTGACACCTCGATCGAGAGCTGGAACCGTCATGCTCCCCTCCTAGGATCGAAAGGATGTCCAGGATATCTGGTACGCCATCTGATCAAGTGGGTGCTGTACCCAAAGTCTGTGACACATCCTGTGGAGAGCCTGTTCGAAGCCATTGAGCAGGATGAACGACCGTGA